Within Brienomyrus brachyistius isolate T26 chromosome 20, BBRACH_0.4, whole genome shotgun sequence, the genomic segment GATTTGGCTAGATGCCTCAGCTGGCAAACCCCTTGACCAGAATCCGAGCCAAGACAGGAGACTTTTACTACATCGTGGTGCCAAAGATGAGGACCAGCACTTGTCCGCAAGCCTGGAGATGATGACGAGCTTAAAATGCATCTTCATAGTCTATTAAGttacttatttttaaattacactctcagaaaaaaagggtaCATCCTTGGTACtgttttgttccccaaggtgcaaacaacattaatgcacGCCCCATGGTACAAAAAATGCTGCTCaatgtccatttctgtaccttaaaaggtacatttacctgcagctagggtacaattgtcagacccttgagggtacagccccagtggcaAGTAATTGCACCCTCGAAGAACttgttttctgacagtgtatttGAAGAATTTGAATTTTACAGAGAAATAATTCTGACATATGAATGTTTCTAAGAAAGCACATTGATATACATTTTCCCCAAGATGCCGTTTCTGAATTACACTAATGAATTAAAAGGATGTGATAATTTTGTTATGACATCGGGAAAATAAAAGTATGGTCAGTGTGGACATTGGTTTAGGTATTTCCTGCCAAACAGCCTTGGAAATTCTTCATCAAATGGCACGAAGACTAGAGATCTTAGAAAACTGAAGCCAGACTTCACTGGGCTCTAAACATCCCTGCACACTTCATACCAGGAAATGCAGCACATAAACTAGGGACACCCCGAATGGGACGCGGGTCCTTCATGGGGAGACAATGCAATCGGCAGACGCGCAACAAGCCAGCCAGCTCTGAACACGAGTGCAGACTGAAAGAAGAGACAAAGGACACGTCAAGAAGATCAAGAACCATTCTAagtttttattgggggggggagagagagagagattgacAAGTTTTTCACTATACAGACAGCCTTCTGACccaagttaaaaataaaatgtaaaaaatgacaGCCCAACACGATAGAATGGtccagttaaaactgttaaaCACTAACCTAAACACTAGTATTTCATGGCAGGGGAATTCGGTTAATGACCGGTACAATAAAAAACCCAAACAGTCTACTGTACATATTATTttaccctccccccctcccGTTTATCACTTACATAAACTGTACATAAGTGTGCGACTCCACATTACCATAACTACCATGATGGTGGAGTTACTGAAGGCTATttacaaaaatattttatatgcttgtctCTATTGGTATTGATTCATCAAGCCAATGTCATACAAACCAATCACCAGCTTCCACAATCTTTACTTGAACTTCATCCCCATAaggaaaaatgtcaaaaaaaagaaaagaaaagaaaaaacatttaCATGAAACAAACATGCTATGAGGGAAATCATTAGGTCTCTCCTGGACATTAGCAATGCAGAGAGCCTTAAATCTTCAAAGACACTTGAATGAACAGTTCCCTTTGTGCTCAGATTTCCAGAAGTCTTTGGACCAGACCTCTGTGGCATGTGCTTCTCAGAATTATTATAATCTCTTTTGACCCACAAATTTGTTAGACACAAGGAGTGTTTAGGGAAAacaacattttttgttttgaagCTTAAATTTGATGAAACtaaaaacaaagacaaaatgTACAAGTATAAAAGCCACACAATaaaatttatatataatgtTACTATATGAAGTTGAAACGTTGGTTAAACAAGTTGCACATCAAACCTGACAAAAATAATCAAAAGCATAAAGTACTTATatttaaagaaaagaaaacctgAGTcagttctatttttttttcaagttACAAATCAGTTCTTTCACTCAGTCCGTCTTTTGAGTATATTGCATTCTTTCATTTTCACTTTCTAATGTTTCCATTCCAGAactgaaaaactaaaaaaaggTACACAGAGACCTCTAGCGGTCATTTACTATAAGTGCATATCCGCCACAGTGTTCTAGTCCGCTATCTGTACGGTATTTCAAATATCTATGTCCCAGCAGACAGCAACACAGCCACTCGACTGATGTGTCATACAAGCGGGAAATTAACTTAAGCGAAGGTTTTAGCAAAACTACTGCGCCTAAAATAGCACTTCTACAACTGCTCTTTGAAGGACATAGAAATTCAAAGATTTACCATAGACACGCTGCACACCAAAGACGGGCCAATCAGAAGCACAGCTCTTCATTGATACTGCGGATCATCGTTTCTCCTGTGCATCGCAAGAGTTTCAAGAAATATGCTATATTTCATCTACCACTACTTTAGAAAGAGCTATACTTAAAAAAGAACAATTCTATTGTACAGGTTTTCCAACCCCACACCTTAAAGGCTGCAGATTTTTAAGAATACATTTCACGTAGCACCTGCTAATGACACTTTAACCTCCAGATCAGATGATAAAGCAATTAAAtaacagaggtggatagttgaGGTCCagcaagtacaaatccagagaaagattttgtttcaaccaaccagttgagtactcagtgactgtgactctttgtactcaactggttggttgaaacaaaatcttggtctggacttttactctgtggacctgaattacccacctctgCTAAACAGTTACTGAAGTCAGTCAATTACGAGGTGATGTTCTGAGCTTGCACTCATCTTCGTGGTTTGGGGCTCAGGTCTGAGTAACTGATTTATTCAAAGTGTACAAATTCACGGTAATTCTGTACAAATGTTCTGAGAAAACAAATTTTCAAGTGTATCAAATTCAGTCCGCGATCCTTGAGTGAATTGCACTGAATTACACTGTGAGGACACACAGCATGGTAACCAAAGCAGACGGTGCCCACGGTCCAGACAACTGCAGAAAGAAAATACTTGCAGGTAATTGGTGCAAAGGTGATCCCGTCATTCAGTAATACAAAGATATCCGACTTACTTGTTAACCGAATACAGATTCAAAATAAGTTACGTTTCAGGGTCACAAGATAACTGGGACATGAAGGAATTAACATTTTGTTCACTCCCATTATGCGTTTGGAGAATCGCCACAAAGCAGTGCCTTcgaacccagtcctcagggacccgcagacagGCCACGTtttggagctggaagggagcaaaaatgtggactgtttgactGGGAGCTGAAAGTGAGCAAAAGGGCAAACATCTGTGGGTTCCCAAGAACTGCGTCAGGAAACACTGCTATACAGCAATTAGCAGACTATTCAAATTTCATTTTCTACATATTGCTCTTTGCTGCCAAACACTCGGCCTCCACCAgcacaaacacatccagcttttTTCATTGAAAATAGTGGCGCTTCTTCACCTTTCCAGCATTGCTGTGCTCTACACAGCTGGATCGGATAAAACAACACACTTTCAGTACATCCTTTACACAGAGCTATTGCTGAAAAATGCACACAAAATTTCATAAAATATTGTACAATAATATTGTACAAAATATGGTACAATATTTGTTTTTCTAAACAAATTCAAGCACAAAATCTATAGCTATATACATGGCTACATACAGTTAAGCCAGCACAGGTGAAAAATCTAAAAGCAAATCAGTATGTATTCAGTATGCAATCAGTATGTATTAATATCCAAACGAAAATGTCACTAGGCCATTTTTAAAAGCACCTCCCAAGTGGATCATATCCCTTTGGCTCAGGCGATCAAGGGCTGTATGCTGAGAAAGTCTGAGCTCACTGATACCTTGAGCCCCGTGCAGCTAAGCGACAATGATCTTCTTCATTAATAATTAtttgggaggggtggggggggggaagatgaGCCGCACAATTTCCATCAATCAACGATTAGTTAAACCGCCGGAGGTCTAAAAACATTGCACTAATCTTTAGactgtacatttttaaaatgtacgtaatacaaaaaaagatccgaAGATCTCGCTGGCCATTAGAATAAGCAATTAATATGAAGTTAGCTAGTACATAAAGTTAAATTAACATGGAAATATAATTTGATGAAAGGAGTCGCAATAGAATGGTTCTGACATGCATGCAAGTTCACTCTCCCCAGGAACATAATTCCCAGGGCGGCTGAACATCAGCGCATCATCACTGAATGgaaggtcacatgaccacctCTGTGCAGAACGCTGCAGAACTGAAGAACCGAGCACATTTAGTGCACCAAAGCTATAAAAAACCGAACACaccaagcgccccccccccccagcagtgctACACTGTGGCAGTTCTGGTGCTTCAAAGACAGACCACCCACAGGACTAAACATGCAGCCTGTCGCAGTTACTCCTTATGAGGGGCATAAAGGTGTAAAGGGGGGTCCCAGGTTAGCAGCCGACTCCTGCCTCTCCTGTGCATGAGTACAGGCCAAGTGGCGTGTGCAGGACAAACGAGACAAACAGCGAGACACCGTTCACATTCTAGGGATTAGTGGTGTTAAAGTGACGCGGAAATACACAGGATAGGGGCCAAAGGTAAAGTATTTGGATCAGATGAAAGAGGCTGTGCATCAGGCTGCCATTCCAGTCCGTATCCAAGGAGTGGAGAACACCACGCTGGCACTGGCTCGGCCGCACACTCtcgctggcgggggggggggggagaaggggggGGTGACCCCAAGCTCAGCGGAGGACGGCCCCATTCGAGGGGTGGGCCTGGAATCTGAAGGGAGCAGTGGGTTTCATGGGGATGACCTCCATGGTGGGATGGTCCCGGAATCTGAAGGGAGCAGTGGGTTTCGGTGATCAGCCCAGTTGCCTTTGTGGATCTCGTcttgcccaccccccctccctccccagcttcctcccccttcctcggcctctcgATCTCCGCAGCGGCGCTCTTACGGGTGGACTTCATTGGCTATAAGGCTGTCCTCTCCCGACTGGAAGTCCGCTTCGTTAATACTGTTCCTCGTGTTGATCATCTCCTCATCCTGCGAGGACCCCTGGCCATCCTCTTCCCCGCTTCCGGTTCCCGTTTCGTCTGATCCTGGATCCTGCAGAACCTGGGCAATATACATTTGCTGGAGGAAGTGGGAGGggtgaaaaaagaaagaataaaattaAATCTTTGGTCACGTAGATATTTTTAAAGCACATAAGTACTGACACAAACTCTAGCCTGGGATTTAGCATAATTGCTCCCAAGAAGAATATTtaaaatgagtttaaatgtccCAGATGTGAAGTGTCACATCACACAACACTAATAAATACAACTGAAATATGACACCCATGTATTGCATATGTTTACATTCCTCTCTGTGAATTTAATTCAGTGCATGACCAGAACATACAGGATGCTGAGCTGTGCAGTGTGACCTTACACACTCAGGTATTGAGCACAAGCCTAGAATGACACCGCTTGATGTTCCACGGATGGGACAAGATTCCACTTACTGCTGACTTGTTGGTGGGAGAGGTGGTGGAGCGAGCCGGACGGCCATTCTCCACCCCATCTGCATCAGTATCCTTGGTGTCAATCTGGAAGAAGAGGAGGTAAGTATCACTGAGCCACTGGAAATGTAGATGGGACAACAGCACCCCCTGAAGGTGGGATACAGTAACCTGTACCTGAAGAACAGTGATCCAGAGAACTAGAACCCATACCTTGTAGTTGTGGGCACTGAGGTACTTGAAATGCCCGAAGCAGATGTGGGAAAGACAGACCACGATGGTGATGATGAGGACCACCAACGTGAACATGGTTGTTGGGGTCACAAagcctattaaaaaaaaaataaaatcacacatTAAAGGTCGGTTTTCACAAAGAAAATCCTCTGAACCAGGACCAAACAAtggataattaaaataataaataaataaatggtcaCTAAATAAGCAATTGTATCAGAGTATGACCTCATTCGAATCCAGATGTGCAGGAGTGAGATCATTCCAGACCATCATAAAAAGGGTTAGCTGCATTTCTAACACTCTCTGTTGCGTTAATGCATATGTGATGCACAGTAGCTATGCAGGGATGAAGTTACATGAGATTACTGATTAAAAAGGAGCTTCTATGGGTTTGGCTGAGCAGCTTAGAAGGACTCAGGCTGGCCACGGGATTTCAAAACGATTATTGATAATTTtcatgtccagaaagtaaaattccagaccaaccagttgagtactctgtgactcctTACACTGAACtcattggttgaaacaaaatctttgtctgaaattttactttctgtaccTGTAATGTTATTGATTATTAGCAAAGGTGGATGACACTTAAACCTCAAGGCCACAACAATGTCATCTGCTGGCCAGTCTCACAGGCCAAGAGAAAGGTAGATGAATGAGTTACAGTGTTGATCCCCAACCCCGAGCCCGCAGACCAGTACCGGCCTATGGCCAGTATCGCACCAGGCCCCAGAACGCTGGGGGTCTTGCAGAGGGCTTGATTCATTTCTAAAAATGAACtatacatttgaaatattttcacATTCGCATATTCTGTTCACATCcgggaaaaaatgaaaaaggacAAACTTGTGAAAACGCCAATCAATCCACCAGAACCCTCACTGCCCGCATCCAGCGGAGAGCCGCCTCACCTGTGCGCACAGTGGAGAAGAAGAGCAGCCAGAAGAGGCAGAGGATGGGCGCGGCCACCACCTGGGTGACGGCACCCGAGTGAATCTTCTTGTCCAGCTTGGAGGGCAGGTAGGCGTAGTACATGTTGTATCTGTCCACCAGGTGTTTCAGTAGCATGTACATGAGGCCTGAGAAGAAGCGGGGAGACACACTTTCAAAGAGGCCGCATGGCGTGGCTGCACTTCAGGACTTTCATTAGAACACTCTGCTTAAGTTTAATAGCAATGGGATTTCTCCCTACCGCAACCAGTAAGTTCAGCATGAACAAACACACAGCTACATTTTTAATAAGCATACAGGATGCATGAGAGGATCTTACTGGGCACGGGAACAGAGGTTTACACACTAACCAAATGGCTAAAGGCGACCCTGAACAAAATCATGCTAACACGAAAAACAAAATCTAATTATTGAAATTAATAACGAATTAAAAAGAGAGTCATAAGAAACTACCAGTCACCGAGTAAGTTAATACCAATTCATAACAGCTGTGCGGCCGGAAGAACCAGAAAGTGGGGATGTGGTGACTCACCGAAGGGGACAATGATTGGGCAGGTGATGCTGTACGTCATGACGACGGTGAAGACGCACATCATCCAGGCGTAGGCGGCGCCAAACTGGAATTCGTAAGCTTGGTGCTGGTGGGGGCACGACAGACACACTCTGTTAGCTCACGCACTTTTGACACAGTCAGACAGCTTCCTTGGTAAACGCAAACGGAAGTTTACGGAAGAATGAAACACGTTTATGGAATAACTCAGGAGGGACTTCATACTTTTGCATCGTTCCCTTTTTTCTTTACCATAAAATTAAACCCCAGATGTTGCAAGGGGGGGGGCTCCCATGGATTGTGATTGtctgtccagcacatcccacagatgcaTGATCGGATTGTGATTTGGGGCAATTCAACACCTTGAATTCTCTATCATGGTCCTCAAACCTGAATAATCTTTGCAGTGTGACAAGGAGCATTAACTTGCTGATAGAGTCTACTACCATTGGAGGATACTGTTGCCATGAAGGGCTGTACTtggtctgcaacaatgtttaAATAGGTAGTACATGTCAAAGTAACATTCACAGGAATGCCAGAACCCACAGAGTACCAGCAGGACATTGCCCAGAACGGCATACTGCCTCCACCCACTTGCCTGCTTCCTAGAATGCAGGGAGGCCTAGCTCCAATACTGGAGGGCCAGTTTGCAATGCAggttgcagatttccctgctcagacacacctactaaacctggtaatTAGCAGATTAAGATGTGTTTAGGCAGGAAAATCTGAAAACTGTGTTGGCTTCTGGCCCCCTCATTGGCAACCCCGCCATAGTGCACCCTGGTGCCATATCATCCCCGATTAAATGACACACATGCATCCAGCCGCCCACATGATGTCACAGAAAacatgactcatcagaccaggccactTTCTTCTGTTGCTCTGCTGTGAGATCAGACCAGACAGGCAAGCCTTCACTTCTCACGTGCATCATTGAACCCTGGGCGTCCGAGACCCCATTGCAGGCTCGCCGGTTAGGGTTCCTTGGAGAACTTTTGttaggtactgaccactgccTACTAGCAACAGCCCACAAGACCTGCTGTtgtggagatgctctgacccagtcatcACCACAATTTGGCCCTTGTTAAAGCTGCTCAGATTCTTACGcttgcccatttttcctgcttccaacaggaaactgactgttcacttgtCCAATATATAGTGGCCATTGCAAcaagataatcaatgttattcccTAAACccgtcagtggttttaatgttacggCTGATCGGTGTATAATATTGCTGTAATAAATAGCTACTCCAAGGCTGCTCACCCAGGGGCTATTTCCCCCAAGCATTTTCCCAGGGGCCTCCACAGAGGAACTTGCCAAAATACTGACCCGCTTTACATTGCGCCTCTCCGCGGCCGAGCGAGCCAGGCACAGCCGGATCATGTACATGAGCAGGCCTGGGATTCGCAGCAGGTCCATGGCGTTTCCGATAAACGCCGAGGCGATGACATAGTTCACGAAGAAGGCGCCGTTGTCTGGGAGGAAGACACACCTGTGGAGTGCGAGAGGACAAGAGAGAGGATGACAAGGACGGAGACTGAGATAGAGCGGTACAGGATGGGGGGTGCGGAGGGAAAGCAGCAGACGTGCTGAGAGGCCCCCATGTCAGCATGACACCCATAACACGGTCTGTTAGCACCAAACTTGTGCACCCGCTCAACAATTTAAttcaacaattaaaaaaaaaaatatatggaaacagcAACCCAGAATTGGGATGCCTCAACCCAGAACTGCAGAGCCTGCTTTGACAGGAATGCCCCCCAGGACTCTTCTGCGGTCCTGGCTGGTCTGTATTAATGTGGAAATTCCTTCGGAGCAATGACCCCCCCCTTTCTTTACACGCAATGGCACCAGGCACACGACTAACACATCCTACTGAATAACATTCTAACACCTAATATGTGTTTCAAGCTTTAAATTCGACAAACGGCAAATTGCTATTTTTTAGGCTTAACTTTGAAAAAGATGACAGAGACATAAAGGAGGATTTCACAGAAAAATGGAGTGAAAGAAAATGTTCCTGGATAAGAAAGCAGGAATGTTCAAACCTTTTGAAATGTTCAAACAATTAACCTCTATCAGCTAAAATTTAGGTTATGTCACGGTGTCAATTTTAAACGAACATGTTGGAAGCTTGAGACACATTTCACATGTCGACagtctaatttcaagagcaCAACCCCAAAAAACACATCACTCCATGTGTCCTTGTCTttgcactgaaaaatgtttcCCCAAACTCAAAGGAAAGAATAAGAATATATCGCCAAGCAAAACAGACCAGCACATGCGACCATGTGGTCTATAATTAAAACCCAATCAAAACACTCGGAATGCTCTTAACAGAAGAATACTGCAGGAAAAGACTACacaaaaaataacaacaaaaaaacaccaTAATAATAAAAGACACCACTTACTCAAATCTGACTGGGGCATCGACCAAGATTTTCTTGTCGAAAAGCCAGCGGAAGAAAACATCCAAACTGCATTGGAAGAATAAACAAAAATTCCCCCAATAACAATAACATTGCTTCATAATACTTGAGGCAGCAGCTTGACATCTACATCGAGGGGAGCTGAGGgactggctaaaatgctaaGAATGTTTTCATCGTGCTTCTGCCGCAAATGAAGTCCATCTCTTTGTAATTAAACCCACCGTTCCCCCGCTTCATAATCCCATGGTTATTTTATTAGGCTCTCAGTTTGTCTTGTTGCCGCAGAAATACCTGCTGAGTCCAAGGGAAGGAAGTAGAAGCACCATAAAGATGAGAAACGTGTAGCACTTGTGCATGGTGGTCCTGTTCTCCCCCGACCTGAAGCAAACAGGAAAAGGGGCAAGCTGAGAAGCAGCAGGGAGACCCGGCGGCTCGGGCAGCCGGTCAGAAGGCTCGTCTCTGATAAGTTTTAGTGAAAAATCGAAAAAGTGCATGACAAAGAGTATGCAGATACCTGGTCCAATGGGCTTCAAAGAAGGCCGAGTAGTAGACGATGGTGGGCAGCAGTGCGGAGAAGGCCCACAGCAGCAGGGTGGGGAAGAATTGGGTAATGATGGGGTTCTTTGGGGAAATGAGATTCATGTTAGAgcagtgtaccccagcccagtcctcagggacccccagacagtccaaatttttgctccctcccaattcCTGGtagggggtccccaaggaccaggtaGAGACACACTGTGATATAGATGGTCTGTGCTGTAAATCAGTGGTTTTTGCTGTGGAAAAGTTTGTCTTCATGGGAACATTTCTCACATCTAGGGTCAGAATATCGTGCTTTCAAATTCAGGAAAGTAGTTATATTCAAATCAAATTCAAGAATGCACCATTTATATTCTAAATGTGCTTAACAGGAACATGCTAAAATGCTTTCTGTAGATTTTGGGGTTGATGAGTACTTAGCTAAATGTTCCATAACACTTAGGGTGTAAACACTGGCTCAGAAGGATGTCCTGCCCCCCCTTACATTGAGGTACTCCACTGGCTTGGTGACATTGAActtgtccatggtgctgatgaTGATGGCTGGAGTGGTGAGGAAGAAGAGCAAGAGGAAGAGGATGCAATTGATGATAAAGCAGCGCACCCACCAGGAGACACCGGCAAGAGACAAGTTCTCCCTAcaaggaaagaaaaaagatacaCATACATTCTACAGCGGCCTGAGCAATCACCTTAATGGGGTTAGAaacaataacattaaagacataAATTCAAATCATAGGAGTGCTATAAAGTAGGGGTGAGCGATATGGCCAAAAAGTTATATCAATATTTTTGGTTAGAATCACAATCCACAATATAGATCATGATTTTTATAAATGTATGTAGTAATGTTAAATAACCAATTAAAATACATCAATTAAGATTTTAGTTCTCGCACGACTTAGCCACTAAGTTGGCATCCACAGAGACAGATGATTGATAAAGAAGTGAGATGTACAGACAGCGCTGAGATGGTATGGAGACTCTAATTGTGTTGTTTCACATCGGTCTGCTTTTGTCGTAGTAGGCATCGCGTTATAGGTGCTTGCCTGTTTGTTGTGTTGTTATAATAATTATGTTAGTGCACTTGTACATGAGCATTCATTGCACGTTCAGCGTTGGCCCCACTCCTGGACAGCATGTATGTTTGTGCTATTTGCCTTACATTTTGCCTAACTAAATTAATTGTGCAGTATCGCAATCCCTGAGATACCTCGGAAATGTATATCATACATACAGTTGTAACCGGTTATgataaaatattgcaatattgCCCACCACTACTCTAAAGTGTACAGTATGAACCCAATCCTTCCCCTGACTATATTATTTACCCCTGCCTTTGAAGAATAACACACCTGTATCCACTACCAACTGTCTGTAACAGTGTTTTTCACTGTCAATGGCCAATGAAAGTATTCACCAGAATTTCCTCGCAAAATATTTCATTTCCAGTCTAACTAACATGCAATCTAACCTCATATAATGAGATGATTTCCCATAGTGCTGTTATTGTAATTGCATTAGTGTCTGCGATCGAATGTCTGTAATTGGAAGTGTACAGCAATAtgggttcctcctcctgcc encodes:
- the LOC125715372 gene encoding CSC1-like protein 2 isoform X7 translates to MLLVLIMVTDVFGARACTAPSNCSSISKDYCYSARIRSTVLQGLPFGGVPTVLALDFMCFLVLLFVFSILRKVAWDYGRLALVTDSDRLKKLFSGSDEREYVASALHSETPDRYERLTSVSSSVDFEQRDNGFCSWLTAIFRIKDEEIREKCGEDAVHYLSFQRHIIGLLVVVGVLSVGIVLPVNFSGDLLENNAYSFGRTTIANLNSGNNLLWLHTSFAFMYLLLTVYSMRRHTSKMHYKEDDLVKRTLFITGISKYAEESHIKQHFEQAYENCTVLEARICYNVAKLMSLNTERKKAERSKKFFTDLMAKEHVPTMINPKPCGHLCCCIIKGCEEEEAVSYYTKLESKLKEEYRKEKEKVNTKPLGMAFVTFQNEAMTAVILKDFNACHCQGCKCRHEPKSSQFSESLHIYNWSVSYAPDPQNVRWENLSLAGVSWWVRCFIINCILFLLLFFLTTPAIIISTMDKFNVTKPVEYLNNPIITQFFPTLLLWAFSALLPTIVYYSAFFEAHWTRSGENRTTMHKCYTFLIFMVLLLPSLGLSSLDVFFRWLFDKKILVDAPVRFECVFLPDNGAFFVNYVIASAFIGNAMDLLRIPGLLMYMIRLCLARSAAERRNVKRHQAYEFQFGAAYAWMMCVFTVVMTYSITCPIIVPFGLMYMLLKHLVDRYNMYYAYLPSKLDKKIHSGAVTQVVAAPILCLFWLLFFSTVRTGFVTPTTMFTLVVLIITIVVCLSHICFGHFKYLSAHNYKIDTKDTDADGVENGRPARSTTSPTNKSAQMYIAQVLQDPGSDETGTGSGEEDGQGSSQDEEMINTRNSINEADFQSGEDSLIANEVHPFRDHPTMEVIPMKPTAPFRFQAHPSNGAVLR
- the LOC125715372 gene encoding CSC1-like protein 2 isoform X6, giving the protein MYRDVKHPAVTMLLVLIMVTDVFGARACTAPSNCSSISKDYCYSARIRSTVLQGLPFGGVPTVLALDFMCFLVLLFVFSILRKVAWDYGRLALVTDSDRLKKLFSGSDEREYVASALHSETPDRYERLTSVSSSVDFEQRDNGFCSWLTAIFRIKDEEIREKCGEDAVHYLSFQRHIIGLLVVVGVLSVGIVLPVNFSGDLLENNAYSFGRTTIANLNSGNNLLWLHTSFAFMYLLLTVYSMRRHTSKMHYKEDDLVKRTLFITGISKYAEESHIKQHFEQAYENCTVLEARICYNVAKLMSLNTERKKAERSKKFFTDLMAKEHVPTMINPKPCGHLCCCIIKGCEEEEAVSYYTKLESKLKEEYRKEKEKVNTKPLGMAFVTFQNEAMTAVILKDFNACHCQGCKCRHEPKSSQFSESLHIYNWSVSYAPDPQNVRWENLSLAGVSWWVRCFIINCILFLLLFFLTTPAIIISTMDKFNVTKPVEYLNNPIITQFFPTLLLWAFSALLPTIVYYSAFFEAHWTRSGENRTTMHKCYTFLIFMVLLLPSLGLSSLDVFFRWLFDKKILVDAPVRFECVFLPDNGAFFVNYVIASAFIGNAMDLLRIPGLLMYMIRLCLARSAAERRNVKRHQAYEFQFGAAYAWMMCVFTVVMTYSITCPIIVPFGLMYMLLKHLVDRYNMYYAYLPSKLDKKIHSGAVTQVVAAPILCLFWLLFFSTVRTGFVTPTTMFTLVVLIITIVVCLSHICFGHFKYLSAHNYKIDTKDTDADGVENGRPARSTTSPTNKSAQMYIAQVLQDPGSDETGTGSGEEDGQGSSQDEEMINTRNSINEADFQSGEDSLIANEVHPFRDHPTMEVIPMKPTAPFRFQAHPSNGAVLR